One Gadus morhua chromosome 1, gadMor3.0, whole genome shotgun sequence DNA segment encodes these proteins:
- the LOC115534128 gene encoding basement membrane-specific heparan sulfate proteoglycan core protein isoform X5, with protein MELIELFCIICFTALCTAIDESGIPKPAIKLNTAWSQVFYTERVELSCTVEGSSEWNITWFRDSKEIQADHVVLSTDGTTLSIPAASVVDAGKYMCEGQHKNRTLTPYKSDELTLKVDEIPVPSVALQTPWSAFFTSESVELKCSMEDSPDLWTYTWYRGGVSLGSEGSDLTISQVRPEHAGQYTCTGQLKGRPVKSEHSKAQSLEVKGIPKPAIKLNTAWSQVFYTERVELSCTVEGSSEWKFTWFRDSKEIKADHVVLSTDGTTLSIPAASVVDAGEYMCKGQHKNRNLTTHNSDELPLTVNGIPKPAIKLNTAWSQVFYTERVELSCTVEGSSEWKFTWFRDSKEIQADHVVLSTDGTTLSIPAASIGDAGKYMCKGQHKNRTLTTYNSDKLTLKVDEIPVPSVALQTPWSAVFTSESVELKCSMEDSPDLWTYTWYRGGQEVVQEAGVSFGSEGSDLTISQVRPEPAGQYTCTGQLKGRPVKSEPSKPQSLEVKEIPVPSVALQTPWSPVFTSESVELKCSMEDSPDLWTYTWYRGGQEVVQEAAVSFGSEGSVLTISQVRPEHAGQYTCTGQLKGRPVKSEPSKPQSLEVKEIPVPLVALQTPWPDVFPSEKAEMNCKMQDSPDDWTYTWYRGGQKMAVQEPGVSFGSDGSQLVISSARQEHEGEYNCTGQLKGRAPVTSEHSKPLSLSVYDKKPTPELIQDPGHRKMYAKESIKFSCKVSASSGWEFHWFKDSAKLPNQGENYTIPSASYVNAGAHRCRATRGQEPPFTTDSNTITINVEERPRATVTLLTGWSEVFSADRLDLKCEVHGSEDTWNYTWFGGSEQSPLSFNAKHPVMSKDVNQSHYSCMGNRSSRPLYSQRSEPFKTTNLLLKRRVLLSISGCLFFGIIAVFIGCIVMRITRKPVTSEDKPEEVNLFLTRAELQASDVAPCPLAEYVSDEEKPALTKDAEDIDPVCHESTPLPLSFSEVEAETSETNGGLKSFKY; from the exons GTTTCACCGCCCTGTGTACTGCTATAGATGAATCCG GTATTCCCAAACCAGCCATAAAGCTCAACACAGCTTGGTCCCAGGTGTTCTACACTGAGAGGGTGGAGCTGAGCTGCACGGTGGAGGGTAGCTCTGAATGGAATATCACATGGTtcagagatagcaaggagatcCAGGCTGACCACGTGGTTCTGTCCACTGACGGGACTACCCTGTCCATACCCGCCGCTTCAGTGGTAGACGCTGGAAAGTACATGTGTGAAGGACAACATAAGAACAGGACTCTCACCCCTTACAAAAGTGATGAACTTACCCTCAAAGTCGACG AGATTCCCGTTCCATCGGTGGCTCTCCAGACACCATGGTCTGCTTTCTTCACCTCTGAGTCAGTGGAGCTGAAGTGTAGTATGGAGGACAGCCCAGACCTCTGGACCTATACCTGGTACAGAGGAGGAGTCTCCCTTGGGTCAGAAGGATCTGATCTCACGATTAGCCAGGTTAGACCGGAGCATGCGGGACAGTACACCTGTACTGGACAACTCAAGGGCAGACCTGTTAAGTCTGAACACAGCAAAGCACAGTCCTtagaggtcaaag GTATTCCCAAACCAGCCATAAAGCTCAACACAGCTTGGTCCCAGGTGTTCTACACTGAGAGGGTGGAGCTGAGCTGCACGGTGGAGGGTAGCTCTGAATGGAAGTTCACATGGTtcagagatagcaaggagatcAAGGCTGACCACGTGGTTCTGTCCACTGACGGGACTACCCTGTCCATACCCGCCGCTTCAGTGGTAGACGCTGGAGAGTACATGTGTAAAGGACAACATAAGAACAGGAATCTGACAACTCATAACAGTGATGAACTTCCCCTCACAGTCAACG GTATTCCCAAACCAGCCATAAAGCTCAACACAGCTTGGTCCCAGGTGTTCTACACTGAGAGGGTGGAGCTGAGCTGCACGGTGGAGGGTAGCTCTGAATGGAAGTTCACATGGTtcagagatagcaaggagatcCAGGCTGACCACGTGGTTCTGTCCACTGACGGGACTACCCTGTCCATACCCGCCGCTTCAATTGGAGACGCTGGAAAGTACATGTGTAAAGGACAACATAAGAACAGGACTCTGACCACTTACAACAGTGATAAACTTACCCTCAAAGTCGACG AGATTCCCGTTCCATCGGTGGCTCTCCAGACACCATGGTCTGCTGTCTTCACCTCTGAGTCAGTGGAGCTGAAGTGTAGTATGGAGGACAGCCCAGACCTCTGGACCTATACCTGGTACAGAGGAGGACAAGAGGTGGTGCAGGAGGCAGGTGTCTCCTTTGGGTCAGAAGGATCTGATCTCACGATTAGCCAGGTTAGACCAGAGCCTGCGGGACAGTACACCTGTACTGGACAACTCAAGGGGAGACCTGTTAAGTCTGAACCCAGCAAACCACAGTCCTtagaggtcaaag AGATTCCCGTTCCATCGGTGGCTCTCCAGACACCATGGTCTCCTGTCTTCACCTCTGAGTCAGTGGAGCTGAAGTGTAGTATGGAGGACAGCCCAGACCTCTGGACCTATACCTGGTACAGAGGAGGACAAGAGGTGGTGCAGGAGGCAGCTGTCTCCTTTGGGTCAGAAGGATCTGTTCTCACGATTAGCCAGGTTAGACCGGAGCATGCGGGACAGTACACCTGTACTGGACAACTCAAGGGGAGACCTGTTAAGTCTGAACCCAGCAAACCACAGTCCTtagaggtcaaag AGATTCCTGTTCCATTGGTGGCTCTCCAGACACCATGGCCTGATGTCTTCCCCTCTGAGAAAGCGGAGATGAACTGTAAGATGCAGGACAGCCCAGACGACTGGACCTACACTTGGTACAGAGGAGGACAAAAGATGGCGGTGCAAGAGCCAGGCGTCTCTTTTGGGTCCGACGGATCCCAGCTTGTGATTAGCTCTGCTAGacaggagcatgagggagagtaCAACTGTACAGGACAACTCAAAGGCAGAGCACCTGTTACGTCTGAACATAGCAAGCCACTCTCCTTATCTGTCTATG ATAAGAAACCTACACCAGAGCTAATACAAGATCCCGGGCATCGGAAGATGTATGCCAAGGAATCAATCAAATTCAGCTGTAAGGTTAGCGCTTCATCTGGATGGGAGTTCCATTGGTTCAAGGACTCAGCGAAACTCCCGAATCAAGGGGAGAACTACACCATCCCATCGGCCTCCTATGTCAACGCCGGGGCGCATCGATGCCGTGCAACAAGAGGACAGGAACCACCCTTTACCACAGACAGTAATACGATAACCATCAACGTTGAAG AGCGTCCCCGGGCCACGGTGACCCTTCTAACAGGGTGGTCTGAGGTGTTCTCCGCCGATCGGCTGGATCTGAAATGCGAGGTGCACGGGAGCGAAGACACGTGGAACTACACATG GTTTGGAGGAAGTGAGCAGTCCCCGTTGTCTTTTAACGCCAAACACCCGGTCATGAGTAAAGACGTGAACCAGAGCCACTACAGCTGCATGGGCAACCGCTCTTCACGGCCTTTGTATTCCCAGCGAAGTGAACCCTTCAAGACCACCAATCTCC TTCTTAAGAGAAGAGTTCTGCTCTCCATATCTGGATGTCTGTTCTTCGGCATCATCGCTGTCTTCATCGGATGCATTGTGATGAGAATAACACGCAAACCAG TCACGAGCGAAGACAAACCCGAAGAGGTCAACCTCTTTCTCACCAGGGCGGAGCTGCAAGCCAGTGATG TTGCACCTTGTCCACTGGCGGAGTATGTCAGTGATGAAGAAAAGCCGGCTTTAACTAAAG ATGCAGAAGACATAGACCCCGTTTGCCATGAATCAACACCTCTTCCATTAAGTTTCTCTGAGGTCGAAG CTGAGACGTCCGAGACCAATGGTGGACTAAAGTCCTTTAAATATTGA
- the LOC115534128 gene encoding basement membrane-specific heparan sulfate proteoglycan core protein isoform X3, with protein sequence MELIELFCIICFTALCTAIDESGIPKPAIKLNTAWSQVFYTERVELSCTVEGSSEWNITWFRDSKEIQADHVVLSTDGTTLSIPAASVVDAGKYMCEGQHKNRTLTPYKSDELTLKVDEIPVPSVALQTPWSAFFTSESVELKCSMEDSPDLWTYTWYRGGVSLGSEGSDLTISQVRPEHAGQYTCTGQLKGRPVKSEHSKAQSLEVKGIPKPAIKLNTAWSQVFYTERVELSCTVEGSSEWKFTWFRDSKEIKADHVVLSTDGTTLSIPAASVVDAGEYMCKGQHKNRNLTTHNSDELPLTVNGLPKPAIKLNPAWSQVFYTERLELSCTVEGSSEWKFTWFRDSKVIQADHVALSTDGTTLSIPAASIGDAGKYMCKGQHKNRTLTTYNSDKLTLKVDEIPVPSVALQTPWSAVFTSESVELKCSMEDSPDLWTYTWYRGGQEVVPAAGVSFGSEGSVLTISQVRPEHAGQYTCTGKLKGRPVKSEPSKAQSLKVKGIPKPAIKLNTAWSQVFYTERVELSCTVEGSSEWKFTWFRDSKEIQADHVVLSTDGTTLSIPAASIGDAGKYMCKGQHKNRTLTTYNSDKLTLKVDEIPVPSVALQTPWSAVFTSESVELKCSMEDSPDLWTYTWYRGGQEVVQEAGVSFGSEGSDLTISQVRPEPAGQYTCTGQLKGRPVKSEPSKPQSLEVKEIPVPLVALQTPWPDVFPSEKAEMNCKMQDSPDDWTYTWYRGGQKMAVQEPGVSFGSDGSQLVISSARQEHEGEYNCTGQLKGRAPVTSEHSKPLSLSVYDKKPTPELIQDPGHRKMYAKESIKFSCKVSASSGWEFHWFKDSAKLPNQGENYTIPSASYVNAGAHRCRATRGQEPPFTTDSNTITINVEERPRATVTLLTGWSEVFSADRLDLKCEVHGSEDTWNYTWFGGSEQSPLSFNAKHPVMSKDVNQSHYSCMGNRSSRPLYSQRSEPFKTTNLLLKRRVLLSISGCLFFGIIAVFIGCIVMRITRKPVTSEDKPEEVNLFLTRAELQASDVAPCPLAEYVSDEEKPALTKDAEDIDPVCHESTPLPLSFSEVEAETSETNGGLKSFKY encoded by the exons GTTTCACCGCCCTGTGTACTGCTATAGATGAATCCG GTATTCCCAAACCAGCCATAAAGCTCAACACAGCTTGGTCCCAGGTGTTCTACACTGAGAGGGTGGAGCTGAGCTGCACGGTGGAGGGTAGCTCTGAATGGAATATCACATGGTtcagagatagcaaggagatcCAGGCTGACCACGTGGTTCTGTCCACTGACGGGACTACCCTGTCCATACCCGCCGCTTCAGTGGTAGACGCTGGAAAGTACATGTGTGAAGGACAACATAAGAACAGGACTCTCACCCCTTACAAAAGTGATGAACTTACCCTCAAAGTCGACG AGATTCCCGTTCCATCGGTGGCTCTCCAGACACCATGGTCTGCTTTCTTCACCTCTGAGTCAGTGGAGCTGAAGTGTAGTATGGAGGACAGCCCAGACCTCTGGACCTATACCTGGTACAGAGGAGGAGTCTCCCTTGGGTCAGAAGGATCTGATCTCACGATTAGCCAGGTTAGACCGGAGCATGCGGGACAGTACACCTGTACTGGACAACTCAAGGGCAGACCTGTTAAGTCTGAACACAGCAAAGCACAGTCCTtagaggtcaaag GTATTCCCAAACCAGCCATAAAGCTCAACACAGCTTGGTCCCAGGTGTTCTACACTGAGAGGGTGGAGCTGAGCTGCACGGTGGAGGGTAGCTCTGAATGGAAGTTCACATGGTtcagagatagcaaggagatcAAGGCTGACCACGTGGTTCTGTCCACTGACGGGACTACCCTGTCCATACCCGCCGCTTCAGTGGTAGACGCTGGAGAGTACATGTGTAAAGGACAACATAAGAACAGGAATCTGACAACTCATAACAGTGATGAACTTCCCCTCACAGTCAACG GTCTTCCCAAACCAGCCATAAAGCTCAACCCAGCTTGGTCCCAGGTGTTCTACACTGAGAGGTTGGAGCTGAGCTGCACGGTGGAGGGTAGCTCTGAATGGAAGTTCACATGGTTCAGAGATAGCAAGGTGATCCAGGCTGACCACGTGGCTCTGTCCACTGACGGGACTACCCTGTCCATACCCGCCGCTTCAATTGGAGACGCTGGAAAGTACATGTGTAAAGGACAACATAAGAACAGGACTCTGACCACTTACAACAGTGATAAACTTACCCTCAAAGTCGACG AGATTCCCGTTCCATCGGTGGCTCTCCAGACACCATGGTCTGCTGTCTTCACCTCTGAGTCAGTGGAGCTGAAGTGTAGTATGGAGGACAGCCCAGACCTCTGGACCTATACCTGGTACAGAGGAGGACAAGAGGTGGTGCCGGCGGCAGGTGTCTCCTTTGGGTCAGAAGGATCTGTTCTCACGATTAGCCAGGTTAGACCAGAGCATGCGGGACAGTACACCTGTACTGGAAAACTCAAGGGCAGACCTGTTAAGTCTGAACCCAGCAAAGCACAGTCCTTAAAGGTCAAAG GTATTCCCAAACCAGCCATAAAGCTCAACACAGCTTGGTCCCAGGTGTTCTACACTGAGAGGGTGGAGCTGAGCTGCACGGTGGAGGGTAGCTCTGAATGGAAGTTCACATGGTtcagagatagcaaggagatcCAGGCTGACCACGTGGTTCTGTCCACTGACGGGACTACCCTGTCCATACCCGCCGCTTCAATTGGAGACGCTGGAAAGTACATGTGTAAAGGACAACATAAGAACAGGACTCTGACCACTTACAACAGTGATAAACTTACCCTCAAAGTCGACG AGATTCCCGTTCCATCGGTGGCTCTCCAGACACCATGGTCTGCTGTCTTCACCTCTGAGTCAGTGGAGCTGAAGTGTAGTATGGAGGACAGCCCAGACCTCTGGACCTATACCTGGTACAGAGGAGGACAAGAGGTGGTGCAGGAGGCAGGTGTCTCCTTTGGGTCAGAAGGATCTGATCTCACGATTAGCCAGGTTAGACCAGAGCCTGCGGGACAGTACACCTGTACTGGACAACTCAAGGGGAGACCTGTTAAGTCTGAACCCAGCAAACCACAGTCCTtagaggtcaaag AGATTCCTGTTCCATTGGTGGCTCTCCAGACACCATGGCCTGATGTCTTCCCCTCTGAGAAAGCGGAGATGAACTGTAAGATGCAGGACAGCCCAGACGACTGGACCTACACTTGGTACAGAGGAGGACAAAAGATGGCGGTGCAAGAGCCAGGCGTCTCTTTTGGGTCCGACGGATCCCAGCTTGTGATTAGCTCTGCTAGacaggagcatgagggagagtaCAACTGTACAGGACAACTCAAAGGCAGAGCACCTGTTACGTCTGAACATAGCAAGCCACTCTCCTTATCTGTCTATG ATAAGAAACCTACACCAGAGCTAATACAAGATCCCGGGCATCGGAAGATGTATGCCAAGGAATCAATCAAATTCAGCTGTAAGGTTAGCGCTTCATCTGGATGGGAGTTCCATTGGTTCAAGGACTCAGCGAAACTCCCGAATCAAGGGGAGAACTACACCATCCCATCGGCCTCCTATGTCAACGCCGGGGCGCATCGATGCCGTGCAACAAGAGGACAGGAACCACCCTTTACCACAGACAGTAATACGATAACCATCAACGTTGAAG AGCGTCCCCGGGCCACGGTGACCCTTCTAACAGGGTGGTCTGAGGTGTTCTCCGCCGATCGGCTGGATCTGAAATGCGAGGTGCACGGGAGCGAAGACACGTGGAACTACACATG GTTTGGAGGAAGTGAGCAGTCCCCGTTGTCTTTTAACGCCAAACACCCGGTCATGAGTAAAGACGTGAACCAGAGCCACTACAGCTGCATGGGCAACCGCTCTTCACGGCCTTTGTATTCCCAGCGAAGTGAACCCTTCAAGACCACCAATCTCC TTCTTAAGAGAAGAGTTCTGCTCTCCATATCTGGATGTCTGTTCTTCGGCATCATCGCTGTCTTCATCGGATGCATTGTGATGAGAATAACACGCAAACCAG TCACGAGCGAAGACAAACCCGAAGAGGTCAACCTCTTTCTCACCAGGGCGGAGCTGCAAGCCAGTGATG TTGCACCTTGTCCACTGGCGGAGTATGTCAGTGATGAAGAAAAGCCGGCTTTAACTAAAG ATGCAGAAGACATAGACCCCGTTTGCCATGAATCAACACCTCTTCCATTAAGTTTCTCTGAGGTCGAAG CTGAGACGTCCGAGACCAATGGTGGACTAAAGTCCTTTAAATATTGA